The following are from one region of the Silene latifolia isolate original U9 population chromosome 9, ASM4854445v1, whole genome shotgun sequence genome:
- the LOC141602145 gene encoding uncharacterized protein LOC141602145 — translation MGDYGIDEGPSDGAKCGWLWRRIWKSRTLPRVKKFFWQFCSDAIATKWNLASRMAHGNVTCPVCSDDIEDCLHLAGGCRYTAGVWESLGMVLRPIMGYEGVRKWVEDVLGELDEEEAGVFITGVWAIWEMRNKVVFENRVARVENVVMRVRGMVGELDGVERAWEQRSAGMRERNHDGEGVGRGVMMEPGEVIITVDAGVKEGEGMGLGALCRDVNGNLLWGWEGRRREEFEARVAEAEAVLNALREAQKMKHTRVRVESDCKTVIEALQCRTLGRSDFHIVISNILKLCVGFSSVSWSYVHRTFNRAAHFLAYSCDVGVSRFLDGTSIPRYIVETVKTDLLMRL, via the coding sequence ATGGGTGACTATGGTATTGATGAGGGCCCGTCGGATGGAGCGAAGTGTGGGTGGCTGTGGAGGAGGATATGGAAATCTCGTACCTTACCTCGTGTCAAAAAGTTCTTTTGGCAATTCTGTAGTGACGCAATCGCTACGAAGTGGAATTTAGCATCCCGAATGGCGCATGGTAATGTAACATGTCCGGTCTGTTCGGATGATATAGAGGATTGCTTGCATCTTGCGGGAGGGTGTAGGTATACAGCTGGGGTATGGGAGAGTTTAGGGATGGTGCTGAGGCCGATAATGGGGTATGAGGGAGTAAGGAAGTGGGTCGAAGACGTGTTGGGGGAGCTCGATGAGGAGGAAGCAGGGGTGTTTATCACGGGTGTTTGGGCAATTTGGGAGATGCGTAATAAGGTCGTCTTTGAAAATAGGGTGGCACGAGTCGAGAACGTTGTGATGAGGGTGCGGGGAATGGTTGGCGAGCTTGATGGTGTAGAGAGGGCATGGGAGCAGCGGAGTGCGGGGATGCGTGAGAGGAACCATGATGGGGAGGGAGTTGGCCGAGGAGTAATGATGGAGCCAGGTGAAGTGATAATTACCGTGGATGCGGGTGTTAAGGAGGGTGAAGGAATGGGATTGGGAGCGCTGTGTAGGGATGTGAATGGGAATTTGTTATGGGGTTGGGAAGGCCGCCGTCGAGAGGAGTTTGAGGCAAGAGTGGCAGAAGCAGAAGCGGTTCTGAATGCGCTTCGTGAAGCTCAAAAGATGAAGCATACAAGGGTCCGTGTGGAAAGTGACTGCAAGACTGTTATTGAGGCTTTACAATGTCGTACTTTAGGGCGTAGTGATTTTCATATTGTTATTAGTAATATTTTAAAGTTGTGTGTAGGTTTTAGTTCCGTCTCTTGGTCTTATGTTCATCGAACTTTTAACCGAGcagctcattttctagcttattCTTGTGATGTGGGTGTAAGTAGGTTCCTCGATGGTACGTCTATTCCTCGTTACATCGTTGAAACAGTTAAAACTGATTTATTAATGAGATTATAA